Proteins found in one Corynebacterium canis genomic segment:
- a CDS encoding DUF3618 domain-containing protein codes for MARNIDAIERDIERTRRQLAGTLDQIAERSRPQNLVDDARKGLLERLKDPRVQLILGGIAGVVVLGVGLSIRRSRKYHRDLRELQLILAQR; via the coding sequence GTGGCCCGCAATATTGACGCCATCGAGCGCGACATCGAACGTACCCGCCGCCAACTGGCAGGCACCCTCGACCAGATCGCAGAGCGCAGCCGACCACAAAACCTCGTGGACGACGCACGCAAAGGCCTCCTCGAACGCCTCAAAGACCCTCGCGTACAACTCATCCTCGGCGGTATTGCAGGCGTAGTAGTCCTTGGCGTGGGCCTAAGCATCCGCCGCAGCCGCAAATACCACCGCGACCTACGCGAATTGCAATTAATTCTGGCGCAACGCTAA
- the bcp gene encoding thioredoxin-dependent thiol peroxidase, with product MTDSVRLAIGDAAPAFSLEDDAGNTVSLGDFAGERVIVYFYPRANTPGCTKEACDFRDSLGQLNGLDLKVVGISPDTPEKLAKFREDHELNFPLLSDPEKSTMRAWGAFGEKKNYGKVVQGVIRSTFIVGADGKIEQAFYNVRATGHVARILRDLE from the coding sequence ATGACTGATTCAGTACGCCTTGCTATTGGTGATGCGGCGCCGGCTTTTTCCTTAGAAGATGATGCGGGTAACACTGTGTCCTTGGGTGATTTCGCGGGCGAGCGGGTCATTGTGTACTTCTACCCGCGGGCGAATACGCCTGGGTGCACGAAGGAGGCCTGCGATTTTCGGGATAGTTTGGGGCAATTGAACGGTCTTGATTTGAAGGTGGTAGGCATTTCGCCGGATACGCCGGAGAAATTGGCTAAGTTCCGCGAGGATCATGAGTTGAATTTCCCGTTGCTTTCGGATCCCGAGAAATCGACAATGCGGGCGTGGGGTGCGTTTGGGGAAAAGAAGAATTACGGCAAGGTTGTCCAAGGCGTGATTCGTTCTACCTTTATTGTTGGCGCCGATGGCAAGATCGAGCAGGCGTTTTATAATGTGCGGGCGACGGGCCATGTGGCCCGGATCTTGCGAGATTTGGAATAG
- a CDS encoding TetR/AcrR family transcriptional regulator translates to MSDLVEDSEILVPRKRPAQQRSREKYSRILAAARGVLVDVGFESFTFDEVARRAGVPIGTLYQYFANKYVMICELDRQDTAGVVSELTKFSTRVPALQWPDFLDEFIDHLASLWHDDPSRRAVWHAVQSTPATRATAAATEQEVLEIIAKVMRPLATTASDAERFALAGIMVHTVSSLLNYAVRDHQLNEPRFRTTVAEIKRMILAYLFAVATM, encoded by the coding sequence ATGTCGGATCTAGTGGAGGATTCGGAGATCCTCGTCCCTCGAAAGCGCCCTGCGCAGCAGCGGAGCCGCGAGAAGTATTCGCGGATTCTGGCGGCGGCCCGCGGGGTGCTTGTGGACGTCGGCTTTGAATCTTTTACATTCGATGAGGTGGCTCGTCGGGCGGGTGTGCCGATCGGCACGTTGTATCAGTATTTTGCCAATAAGTATGTGATGATCTGCGAGCTGGATCGTCAGGATACCGCCGGGGTGGTTTCGGAGCTGACCAAGTTTTCCACCCGCGTCCCGGCGTTGCAATGGCCGGACTTTCTGGATGAGTTTATTGATCACCTGGCTTCCCTGTGGCACGACGATCCATCCCGGCGGGCGGTGTGGCACGCGGTACAATCCACGCCCGCGACGCGCGCCACGGCGGCGGCAACTGAGCAAGAAGTCTTAGAAATCATAGCGAAAGTGATGCGGCCGCTCGCCACAACGGCTTCGGATGCGGAGCGTTTTGCGCTGGCGGGGATCATGGTGCATACGGTGTCTTCGCTGCTGAACTATGCCGTGCGCGACCATCAATTAAACGAGCCGCGTTTCCGAACAACTGTGGCAGAAATCAAACGCATGATCTTAGCGTATCTGTTTGCTGTGGCAACGATGTAG
- a CDS encoding isochorismatase family protein, translating into MKALVIVDVQNDFCPGGSLATIHGSEVAAGITEHIRAAEGRYSHIVATKDWHVSPAGHFSPHPDFIDTWPVHCVADTAGSDFHKNLDADLIDAVFHKGEHTAAYSGFEGHLAGSSIGLADWLRDHGITELTIVGIATDFCVKATALDAVREGFQVEILHDLTAAVGDPQPALDQMREAGVSISKTLAAA; encoded by the coding sequence ATGAAGGCACTCGTGATTGTTGATGTTCAAAACGATTTCTGCCCAGGGGGCTCCCTTGCCACCATCCATGGTTCCGAAGTAGCCGCCGGCATCACGGAACACATTCGCGCAGCTGAGGGGCGCTATTCCCATATCGTTGCAACCAAGGATTGGCACGTCTCCCCGGCCGGGCACTTCTCCCCCCACCCCGACTTCATTGATACCTGGCCGGTACATTGCGTGGCAGATACCGCCGGTTCGGACTTTCACAAGAACCTCGATGCAGACCTCATCGATGCGGTGTTCCACAAGGGCGAACACACGGCCGCCTACTCCGGTTTCGAAGGCCACCTGGCCGGTTCTTCGATCGGACTTGCGGATTGGCTGCGGGACCACGGCATCACGGAATTGACCATCGTCGGCATCGCCACGGACTTCTGCGTCAAGGCCACCGCGCTCGACGCCGTGCGCGAGGGCTTCCAGGTGGAAATCCTGCACGACCTCACCGCAGCTGTCGGCGACCCGCAGCCCGCGCTGGATCAGATGCGGGAGGCGGGGGTGTCGATAAGCAAAACGCTCGCCGCAGCGTAA
- the acpS gene encoding holo-ACP synthase AcpS, giving the protein MGISVGIDMVHIPGFQEQLAQPGSKFAAVFSAYELRRANKYTGKRRAEHLAGRWAAKEAFIKAWSQAVYGKPPVIAPEAVNWAEIEVRADAYHRVAFMLHGAIAKGLESSVGDVELQLSITHDGDYAAASVLLIDTPASRI; this is encoded by the coding sequence ATGGGTATTTCGGTTGGCATCGACATGGTGCACATCCCCGGCTTCCAGGAGCAATTGGCCCAGCCGGGCAGTAAATTCGCCGCCGTGTTCAGCGCCTACGAACTACGCCGAGCGAACAAATATACGGGTAAGCGCAGGGCCGAACATCTCGCTGGTAGATGGGCCGCGAAGGAGGCGTTTATCAAGGCCTGGTCGCAGGCGGTATACGGAAAGCCCCCGGTCATTGCGCCGGAGGCTGTGAATTGGGCGGAGATTGAGGTCCGCGCGGACGCCTACCATCGGGTGGCGTTTATGTTGCACGGGGCCATCGCAAAAGGGCTCGAATCGAGCGTGGGCGATGTGGAGCTACAGCTGAGCATCACCCACGACGGCGATTACGCTGCGGCGAGCGTTTTGCTTATCGACACCCCCGCCTCCCGCATCTGA
- a CDS encoding PIG-L deacetylase family protein, which yields MYGHILGTCAAVALTVYLAQPRQARWFHRSFRNGRSMHRTFIAIGSAVCVAQAILVLFHQHQIVEGILHTCVCGCLGYLVFLIAHQKIRSIQVVHPMRVLAIGAHPDDLEIACGGTISKLSDAGHIVHAIVMCNGKVGGNAEVRPGEARNGATFMGISQLDVYDFTDTELSKHELEIMQTIERKIDSFQPNVILTHSRNDQHQDHLAVHFATLRAARRNPSVLCYESPSTTRDFNPSFFVDLTDYVNVKLHAVAQHKDQLSKPYMGPEQIKGIAAFRGAQAKMKFAEGFEVVRLVDSSLAGM from the coding sequence ATGTACGGTCACATCCTGGGCACATGCGCCGCGGTCGCGCTCACGGTGTATCTCGCCCAACCCCGACAAGCGCGGTGGTTTCATCGCAGCTTCCGCAACGGAAGAAGCATGCACCGCACCTTTATCGCCATAGGCAGCGCCGTATGCGTGGCGCAGGCGATCCTAGTACTTTTCCACCAACATCAAATTGTCGAAGGCATCTTGCACACCTGCGTATGCGGCTGCCTCGGCTACCTAGTTTTCCTAATAGCCCACCAGAAAATCCGTTCTATCCAGGTGGTGCACCCAATGCGGGTGCTGGCCATCGGTGCGCACCCCGACGATTTAGAAATAGCGTGCGGGGGAACCATTTCGAAGCTTTCCGACGCCGGACATATCGTGCACGCCATCGTCATGTGCAACGGTAAAGTCGGCGGCAATGCCGAAGTGCGGCCCGGCGAGGCGCGCAACGGCGCGACCTTTATGGGCATCTCGCAACTCGACGTCTACGATTTCACGGACACCGAGCTATCCAAGCACGAACTCGAAATCATGCAAACAATCGAACGTAAGATTGATAGCTTTCAGCCCAATGTGATCTTGACGCATTCCCGCAACGACCAGCACCAAGACCACCTTGCCGTGCACTTTGCCACGCTCCGCGCCGCCCGCCGGAACCCCTCGGTTTTGTGCTACGAAAGCCCCTCGACCACCCGCGACTTCAATCCCTCATTTTTTGTGGACTTAACCGACTACGTCAATGTGAAACTGCATGCCGTGGCGCAGCACAAAGATCAGTTGAGCAAACCGTATATGGGGCCCGAGCAGATCAAGGGCATCGCCGCGTTCCGCGGTGCCCAGGCCAAGATGAAATTCGCCGAAGGTTTCGAGGTGGTGCGGCTGGTCGATTCCTCCCTCGCCGGCATGTAG